In a genomic window of Staphylococcus taiwanensis:
- the vraX gene encoding C1q-binding complement inhibitor VraX: protein MIIYKQNIENGIPMYEIITRTFKTITVKFDETFNKNEIYKLLSLLESDLDNMRLSY, encoded by the coding sequence TTGATTATCTACAAGCAAAATATAGAGAATGGTATCCCAATGTACGAAATTATCACAAGAACCTTCAAGACGATTACGGTAAAATTCGATGAAACATTTAACAAGAACGAAATCTATAAATTGCTCTCTCTACTAGAAAGTGACCTTGATAATATGAGACTAAGTTATTAA
- a CDS encoding MFS transporter produces the protein MDFKKDRINMVDGQTAKKTVFATGIGNAMEWFDFGVYAYTTSYIGANFFSPVSNPQIQQIFTFAALAIAFLLRPIGGIVFGIIGDKFGRKVVLTTTIILMALSTLTIGILPNYDMIGLWAPALLLLARVLQGFSTGGEYAGAMTYIAEISPDKKRNRLGSGLEIGTLSGYIAASIMIALLSFFLNDAQMQAWGWRIPFILGLFLGLFGLYLRRRLEESPIYENDVETPARDTIGFFTIIRYYFKDILVCFVAVVFFNVTNYTVTAYLPTYLGQIVKIDETTTSVLITCVMAVMIPLALFFGKLADKIGEKKVFLIGTGGLTLLSIVAFSLLNTKSLPFIILGVFILGFFLSTYEATMPGSLPTMFFTHIRYRTLAVTFNISVSLFGGTTPLVNSWLVESTGNIYAPAYYLTAISIIGFIVIALLHVSTAGKSLKGSYPNVDNKEDLEYYETHPKKALWWIKVKKNKNKNA, from the coding sequence ATGGATTTTAAAAAAGATAGAATTAACATGGTCGATGGTCAAACTGCGAAGAAAACAGTATTCGCAACGGGTATCGGTAATGCCATGGAGTGGTTCGACTTTGGTGTATATGCTTATACAACGTCTTATATCGGTGCCAATTTCTTTTCACCGGTTTCGAACCCTCAAATTCAACAAATATTTACTTTTGCCGCGTTAGCAATTGCCTTCCTATTACGACCAATAGGCGGGATAGTGTTTGGTATTATTGGCGATAAATTCGGGCGTAAAGTTGTATTAACAACAACAATCATCTTAATGGCCTTATCAACATTAACAATCGGTATATTACCAAACTACGATATGATAGGTTTATGGGCGCCAGCACTCTTGTTACTCGCTAGGGTATTACAAGGCTTCTCTACTGGTGGGGAATATGCAGGTGCAATGACATACATCGCTGAAATTTCACCAGATAAGAAACGTAATAGATTAGGTAGTGGTCTTGAAATTGGTACACTATCAGGTTACATCGCTGCTTCAATCATGATTGCATTATTAAGTTTCTTCTTAAATGATGCGCAAATGCAAGCATGGGGTTGGAGAATTCCATTTATCTTAGGTTTATTCCTTGGTCTATTTGGACTTTACTTACGTCGTAGACTTGAAGAATCTCCAATTTATGAAAATGATGTAGAAACACCAGCACGTGATACAATTGGTTTCTTTACAATCATTAGATATTACTTCAAAGATATCCTAGTATGTTTCGTAGCAGTTGTGTTCTTTAACGTAACAAACTACACAGTAACAGCCTACTTGCCAACATACTTAGGACAAATCGTTAAAATTGACGAAACAACAACAAGTGTATTAATTACATGTGTCATGGCCGTTATGATTCCATTAGCATTATTCTTCGGTAAATTAGCCGATAAAATCGGTGAGAAGAAAGTATTCTTAATTGGTACAGGAGGTCTTACACTTTTAAGTATCGTTGCATTTAGTTTATTAAACACAAAATCATTACCATTTATTATTTTAGGTGTATTTATTTTAGGTTTCTTCTTATCAACATACGAAGCAACTATGCCTGGTTCTTTACCAACAATGTTCTTTACACATATTAGATATCGTACATTAGCGGTAACATTCAACATTTCAGTATCATTATTTGGTGGTACAACACCATTAGTAAACTCTTGGTTAGTTGAATCAACAGGCAATATATACGCACCAGCGTATTATTTAACTGCTATTAGTATCATTGGCTTTATCGTGATAGCGTTACTGCACGTAAGCACTGCAGGTAAATCACTTAAAGGTTCGTATCCAAATGTGGACAATAAAGAAGATCTTGAATATTATGAAACGCATCCTAAAAAAGCCTTATGGTGGATTAAAGTTAAGAAAAATAAAAACAAGAATGCTTAA
- a CDS encoding protein VraC: MQYSLKSGDSERRNVIFNQHEVRQYCKIIGRIYDGTVPPLMCAQLWPEFEMFQAFIGERIKLARTEVKKYENLESDIQYCAYLTHKSFNKVKQFDQYIFELKINKNYKTCMIIEQLFIGEGNANEV; this comes from the coding sequence ATGCAGTACTCTTTGAAAAGTGGAGACAGTGAAAGACGAAATGTTATATTTAATCAACATGAAGTACGTCAATATTGTAAGATTATAGGTCGTATCTATGATGGCACTGTCCCACCATTAATGTGTGCACAATTATGGCCGGAATTTGAAATGTTTCAAGCATTTATAGGTGAGCGAATTAAGTTGGCACGCACGGAAGTTAAAAAGTATGAAAATTTAGAAAGTGACATACAATATTGTGCATACTTAACGCATAAAAGTTTTAATAAGGTAAAGCAATTTGACCAATATATCTTCGAATTGAAAATAAATAAAAATTACAAAACATGCATGATTATCGAACAATTATTTATTGGAGAGGGTAATGCAAATGAGGTTTGA
- a CDS encoding thiolase family protein, giving the protein MKEAVIVWAKRTPFGKYGGALRHLEPEALLLPLFQKIKETFPEAMAQLDDVVLGNVVGNGGNIARKALLEAGITHSVPGVTVDRQCGSGLESIIYACRMVQCGAGRVYIVGGVESTSRAPWKIKRPQSVYESQLPEFYERASFAPEGQDPSMIEAAENVAQYYGVGREAQDAFAIRSHRLATQHFDNGDICHEIVPLTVKGHYFDRDESIKPTLSEQRLARLRPLMPGGTVTAGNCCMKNDGAGLALVMDKTFAEELGITTGMVFKGAVTTGVDPTMLGIGPVPAVSQLLQQFDLNSKDIDAVEINEAFASQVLASINELHLSEEIVNQWGGAIASGHPYSASGVALVARLFNMPSWQLSVATMGIGGGMGNAVLFEKWRQ; this is encoded by the coding sequence GTGAAAGAAGCAGTCATAGTGTGGGCTAAGCGGACACCGTTTGGTAAATACGGTGGGGCGTTAAGACATTTGGAACCTGAAGCGTTATTGTTACCACTTTTTCAAAAAATAAAAGAAACATTTCCTGAAGCAATGGCACAGTTAGATGATGTCGTGCTAGGCAATGTGGTAGGGAATGGTGGTAATATTGCGAGGAAGGCACTCTTGGAGGCTGGTATCACACATAGTGTGCCGGGTGTAACGGTGGACCGTCAATGTGGTTCAGGACTTGAAAGTATAATCTATGCGTGTCGAATGGTGCAATGCGGTGCTGGGCGTGTTTATATTGTTGGGGGCGTAGAGAGTACGAGTCGAGCACCATGGAAGATTAAGCGTCCGCAATCAGTATATGAATCACAGTTACCTGAATTTTATGAGCGGGCGTCATTTGCACCTGAAGGGCAAGATCCAAGTATGATTGAAGCGGCTGAGAATGTGGCACAATATTATGGTGTTGGACGTGAAGCGCAGGATGCATTTGCGATTCGTAGTCACCGTTTAGCGACTCAGCATTTCGATAATGGAGATATTTGTCATGAGATTGTTCCGTTAACAGTAAAAGGACACTATTTTGATAGGGATGAGAGTATCAAACCTACACTTTCTGAACAACGATTAGCAAGGTTACGCCCACTAATGCCAGGTGGCACGGTAACAGCTGGTAATTGTTGTATGAAGAATGATGGCGCGGGATTAGCGCTAGTCATGGATAAAACGTTTGCGGAAGAACTAGGGATTACAACAGGGATGGTATTTAAGGGAGCCGTGACAACGGGTGTTGATCCAACAATGCTAGGTATTGGACCGGTGCCAGCAGTTTCACAATTATTGCAGCAATTTGATTTAAATAGTAAAGATATTGATGCTGTTGAAATCAATGAGGCATTTGCTTCTCAAGTACTAGCCTCTATAAATGAGTTGCATCTAAGCGAAGAGATTGTCAACCAATGGGGTGGTGCGATTGCCTCAGGTCATCCTTACAGTGCTAGTGGTGTGGCTTTAGTTGCACGTCTTTTTAACATGCCTTCTTGGCAATTAAGTGTTGCTACAATGGGCATCGGAGGAGGTATGGGTAATGCAGTACTCTTTGAAAAGTGGAGACAGTGA